From Ochotona princeps isolate mOchPri1 chromosome X, mOchPri1.hap1, whole genome shotgun sequence, one genomic window encodes:
- the GDI1 gene encoding rab GDP dissociation inhibitor alpha, giving the protein MDEEYDVIVLGTGLTECILSGIMSVNGKKVLHMDRNPYYGGESSSITPLEELYKRFQLLEGPPESMGRGRDWNVDLIPKFLMANGQLVKMLLYTEVTRYLDFKVVEGSFVYKGGKIYKVPSTETEALASNLMGMFEKRRFRKFLVFVANFDDSDPKTFEGVDPQTTSMRDVYRKFDLGQDVIDFTGHALALYRTDDYLDQPCLETINRIKLYSESLARYGKSPYLYPLYGLGELPQGFARLSAIYGGTYMLNKPVDDIIMENGKVVGVKSEGEVARCKQLICDPSYIPDRVRKAGQVIRIICILSHPIRNTNDANSCQIIIPQNQVNRKSDIYVCMISYAHNVAAQGKYIAIASTTVETAEPEKEVEPALELLEPIDQKFVAISDLYEPIDDGSESQVFCSCSYDATTHFETTCNDIKDIYKRMAGSAFDFENMKRKQNDVFGEADQ; this is encoded by the exons ATGGACGAGGAATACGATGTGATCGTGCTGGGGACCGGTCTCACC GAGTGCATCCTGTCGGGCATCATGTCTGTGAACGGGAAGAAGGTGCTGCACATGGACCGGAACCCCTACTATGGCGGTGAGAGCTCCTCCATCACGCCGCTGGAAGAG TTATATAAGCGTTTTCAGTTGCTGGAGGGGCCCCCTGAGTCGATGGGCCGGGGCAGAGACTGGAACGTTGACCTGATCCCTAAATTTCTCATGGCCAATG GGCAGCTGGTCAAGATGCTGCTCTACACGGAAGTGACTCGCTACCTGGACTTCAAAGTGGTGGAGGGCAGCTTTGTCTACAAGGGTGGCAAGATCTACAAGGTGCCGTCCACTGAGACCGAGGCCTTGGCTTCCA ATCTGATGGGCATGTTTGAAAAACGGCGCTTCCGCAAGTTCCTGGTGTTTGTGGCAAACTTTGACGACAGTGACCCCAAGACCTTTGAGGGCGTTGACCCCCAGACCACCAGCATGCGTGACGTATACCGGAAGTTTGACCTGGGCCAGGATGTCATTGATTTTACTGGCCACGCACTGGCGCTCTACCGCACTGATGA CTACCTGGACCAACCCTGCCTTGAGACCATCAACCGCATCAAGTTGTACAGTGAGTCGCTGGCCCGGTATGGCAAGAGCCCATACCTATACCCGCTCTATGGCCTCGGGGAGCTGCCCCAGGGCTTTGCAAG ATTGAGCGCCATCTACGGGGGCACATACATGCTGAACAAACCCGTGGACGATATCATCATGGAGAACGGCAAGGTGGTGGGCGTGAAGTCTGAGGGCGAG GTGGCCCGCTGCAAGCAGCTCATCTGTGACCCTAGCTACATCCCAGACCGTGTCCGCAAGGCTGGGCAGGTGATCCGCATCATCTGCATCCTCAGTCACCCCATCAGGAACACCAATGATGCCAATTCCTGCCAAATCATCATCCCCCAGAACCAGGTCAACAGGAAGTCAG ACATCTACGTGTGCATGATCTCCTACGCACACAACGTAGCTGCGCAGGGCAAGTACATCGCCATCGCCAGCACCACAGTGGAGACTGCGGAGCCCGAAAAGGAGGTTGAACCAGCACTGGAGCTGCTGGAGCCCATTGACCAGAA GTTTGTGGCCATCAGTGACTTGTACGAGCCTATTGACGATGGTTCCGAGAGCCAG GTGTTCTGTTCCTGCTCCTATGATGCCACCACACACTTTGAAACAACCTGCAATGACATTAAAGACATCTACAAGCGCATGGCTGGCTCGGCCTTCGACTTTGAGAACATGAAGCGCAAACAGAATGACGTGTTCGGAGAAGCTGACCAGTGA